A genomic region of Antennarius striatus isolate MH-2024 chromosome 2, ASM4005453v1, whole genome shotgun sequence contains the following coding sequences:
- the baz2a gene encoding bromodomain adjacent to zinc finger domain protein 2A isoform X1, whose product MESNNHFNYGTHSSANSGLKRSSGDSLYTNGSSMSFTQQGKNMNGELNVNGVTTVLGAGVPGSHPSTAPYQHMSNHHQSSMGYDYLWGTHPQYGPSMGGSPGHGIHQKQSTPGMVQPQSQHHFQSHGQYQLNGGMEGSRQPPVTGPPNMPQYWNRSNPGTQQLSYNSHGMYGTYQSQAHPGIPSSQHHQQQSLQPPPHQTSQQHLQPHRHPSHHHQQHQQPQHYGMMPNGMPYFQQPQQPPQHSPSQSQAQMIPPASQSFTPPRGSPMHHGLDRGGTGSPLPMGMPSGTMMSLSAVQDSGSPKPHGRERSPHASSAGMPSVMQGHPRESVKEVDSSYNGMERASVAQRPPTSDGYPPKPALPAGDYRQRLEQPAAPRPDIRESGVTAPLPLPSGSSPRDVAASRTKDSPPPRVSESPSSAPRPPMVSTPDVESTPPRMSPSMSPAPSPAAPPRLSSSPLMIQGLRPELPPPAGSKHLSAGAPSSSLLVSSPKLSPLHPSDSVSRHVTVSSAPAIPSLESLTHQIESSLPLPVPGPPALVPLSSYPPSAPMSSLQQLVHGSRSPLLASISRHEKPRAANTTPAASLAAKPPAVGVSPPVGVSPPVVSMSASPVPHGLRLSQPAVSGTPRDPAPTYTPLPADSSLSTYPAESLPPRMVISPPLAAHESPTARPLATLPLLTTQASRTAPVSDPPALVSVPPAMGSSSGAMRRSDPPSTTPVNSLKPSSPKPEPYVYGESRNASATKIYENADERLDSETRTSPLEEAPEICSEEPPTDLPGKPSPTAVALDQTPDDRQMDCEQRDVESSGDCESEESLLEPTPVRRSPPLRSTTGERLTDEESSDAAPQFDGGSLDSPSRLDVSSILEKSSLVDYESSCLDDSTRHESSFHLTKDASEPDSDSEDDPTAFDTAGHDRSRDDSAEEGEASEAPETADGSQAEGGSVLESSLAGASQTDEPSVESQASHLQSFVPSESAHEAEGGGVPRELDPPDSPGITETTVHEAVTPPSFKVRDENFIAFSTPAEGPAVHPLQPVADPITPGAEGRQKTPGKPRKPRAPAAVWTKSPASEEVQRKPRVRAPKAEKTDVERGSKEPAPKGRKRKKPGKADGNEASSVCREGASPKGEVDPITATINAVLANASALDASAIKPKKARRTKKHQEGNTPKRDADRSAERDDNDDDSSTAGESNKRRVATEEQVQFPLQHGWRREIRVKKMENRMKGETWYYTPCGRRMKQFPEIIKYLKKHSDSVVSREHFSFSPRMPVGDFYEERESPEGVKWVLLANEEIPSTIMAITGRRGRPPNPDKEKPRRVRALKGGPTRRPGRPPKPKMIDLLSKVDAKLLKRLEAKEALTEEEKEKLAKIKKKMKRKARLKRREDAKVKKMKAEKKKAKLEQEPKGQEVKVESADPPATRPTSGAVVETRKPGRRRSVKVEAAPPVQQTDEERIAQGKRVLGARSKAKALAKAQAEAEAAARAALAAKRAAERRAQAQRRLEERKRQQLIAEELKKPTEDMCLTDHKPLPELSHIPGVVLSGTAFAHCLAVVEFLHGYGKVIGLDVPKDIPSLATLQEGLLGLGDSEGEVQDLLIRLVEAALHDPGLPSYYQSVKILGDKLVELQLTRGTVSEVLRIFLESHGYDTEVCNTLRTKTFHALPPDAKAAILGFLVEELNGSNVVTSDIDNTLENMATYRKNKWIIEGKLRKLKAALARRTGRSEEELCFEERRRSARVAEEENLSLEESGVASERSSRRARKEEPKLSDNESPTNASIPELERQIDKLTKRQAFFRKKLLLSSHSMRATLLGQDRYRRRYLVLPHLGGVLVEGPEELLTSGDALVAEVPVYFLKKEPKAEEAPTPTTPPPTLPSSPSSTTPAHSQMFPQEDDPLPGTASLMSRPRGRGRPRKIKPEVELHLRTAKIRRRRRSTARSGSDEGPGSPGRGLQDLTQVAFQSWLSQSQEGMSNGACSLAAGAEAEESVKEMAEKQGQWFNLLPKQPCDHNSLTEHDPPSPGSPPQLLPQIPTAPPALAPHVQPDPLLPGAPPGDPTIEPPPQETPPTPPLDAAAPDSSPPAPPQLLPAPVASVIPILSAPPRPGRRRRRGSRGSSPARRGSRGSAAKRRGRPPNSVFQELEQQYFTQLVVKPIPAAMVRGWWWIKEPEELYNTLQALHPRGVRERSLHKHLAKHMESLAEMCTKPIEDPMFELKAEEKDVLMVELQKPWQVQEKAMETDISVLKWVEDLEQRVIGADLHLKALPQSAVSDAEAHPETPLAEFQPYTIPDPDSTRDDLQYYEHDADPHDDWIVRTKREWSGLPRIATHPLDLAVLRLANLERNIERRYLKEPLWNPNEVMRLAPLTPTPGEEHPMDVISLESEITSRLRTWRQALDRCRSAPQVCLCLLQLEKAIAWERSVTKVTCQVCRKGDNDDCLLLCDGCDRGCHMYCLRPKITQVPEGDWFCPTCVAQDESSSPRSCKKRTRVKKRRYEDDSSDDEVTTRRSGGGGGGGGGGMATRFKESAATSSSHRTPGEGSAAKRRRITTRNQPDLTFCEIILMEMEAHADAWPFLEPVNPRLVPGYRRIIKNPMDFLTMRERLLQGGYCSCEDFAADAQLVFNNCELFNEDTSEVGMAGHAMRRFFESRWAEFYSNKDK is encoded by the exons atggAGTCAAATAATCATTTCAATTATGGCACCCACTCCTCAGCCAACTCAGGACTGAAACGCTCCTCAGGGGATTCTCTTTACACTAACGGGTCCTCCATGAGTTTCACTCAGCAGGGGAAGA ACATGAACGGCGAACTGAATGTGAATGGCGTCACTACTGTACTCGGGGCCGGCGTGCCCGGTTCCCACCCGTCCACGGCTCCGTACCAACACATGAGCAACCACCACCAGAGCAGCATGGGTTACGACTACCTTTGGGGGACACACCCTCAGTACGGCCCCAGCATGGGGGGTTCCCCCGGACACGGAATCCACCAGAAGCAGTCGACACCTGGGATGGTCCAGCCGCAGTCGCAGCATCACTTCCAGAGTCACGGACAGTACCAGCTGAACGGGGGAATGGAGGGCTCCCGCCAGCCCCCCGTCACCGGACCGCCCAACATGCCCCAGTACTGGAACAGGAGTAACCCCGGGACGCAGCAGTTAAGTTATAATTCCCACGGTATGTACGGGACGTACCAGAGTCAGGCACATCCTGGAATCCCATCATCACAGCATCACCAGCAACAGTCCCTACAGCCCCCCCCTCACCAAACATCACAGCAGCATCTCCAGCCCCACCGTCACCCCTCCCACCatcaccagcagcaccagcagcccCAGCATTACGGCATGATGCCCAACGGGATGCCCTACTTCCAGCAGCCGCAGCAGCCACCCCAGCATTCCCCGAGCCAGAGCCAGGCCCAGATGATACCCCCGGCGTCCCAGAGCTTCACCCCTCCCCGTGGCAGCCCCATGCACCACGGCTTGGACAGGGGGGGCACCGGCAGCCCGCTCCCCATGGGGATGCCCTCAGGAACCATGATGTCGCTGTCGGCCGTGCAGGATAGCGGATCGCCCAAGCCTCACGGGAGGGAGCGGAGCCCCCACGCCAGCAGCGCCGGGATGCCCTCGGTCATGCAAG GGCATCCGAGGGAATCCGTCAAGGAGGTGGACTCGAGCTACAACGGCATGGAGAGAGCGTCTGTCGCTCAGCGGCCCCCCACCAGTGACGGTTACCCCCCCAAACCTGCGCTACCCGCCGGTGACTACCGTCAGCGTCTGGAGCAGCCGGCGGCGCCACGCCCCGACATCAGAGAGTCGGGCGTgaccgcccccctccccctcccgtCGGGCTCGTCTCCCAGAGACGTGGCCGCGTCTCGGACCAAGGACTCGCCCCCTCCCCGCGTCTCCGAGTCGCCCTCGTCGGCCCCCAGGCCCCCGATGGTGTCGACCCCTGATGTAGAATCTACTCCGCCACGGATGTCACCTTCAATGTCTCCGGCCCCCTCCCCGGCTGCTCCGCCCAGactgtcctcctctcctctaATGATCCAAGGCCTCCGGCCAGAGTTGCCCCCCCCTGCTGGGTCCAAGCATCTGTCAGCGGGGGCTCCTTCCTCCTCGCTCCTCGTGTCGTCACCCAAGTTGTCCCCCCTCCATCCTTCTGATAGCGTCTCCAGACACGTGACGGTTTCCTCAGCCCCCGCCATTCCTTCCCTGGAGTCTTTGACTCATCAGATCGAGTCTTCGTtgcctcttcctgttcctggcCCCCCTGCCCTGGTGCCCCTGTCCTCCTACCCCCCGTCTGCCCCCATGTCGTCCCTTCAACAGCTGGTTCACGGGTCCAGGTCGCCTCTGCTGGCGTCTATATCTCGGCACGAAAAGCCCAGAGCCGCCAACACGACGCCTGCAGCCTCATTGGCGGCAAAGCCCCCAGCTGTGGGCGTGTCCCcacctgtgggcgtgtccccaCCCGTCGTGTCGATGTCAGCGTCGCCGGTTCCGCACGGGTTGCGTTTGTCTCAACCTGCGGTTAGCGGCACGCCTCGTGATCCGGCGCCCACGTACACTCCTCTACCTGCAGATTCCAGTCTTTCCACTTACCCTGCAGAGTCGTTACCCCCCAGGATGGTGATCTCACCCCCCCTAGCAGCCCACGAAAGCCCTACAGCCCGACCTCTAGCGACCCTACCTCTTCTAACCACTCAAGCCTCCAGGACTGCGCCTGTGTCCGACCCGCCTGCCTTGGTATCCGTGCCTCCCGCCATGGGTTCGTCCTCTGGAGCGATGCGCCGTTCGGACCCCCCCAGCACCACTCCTGTTAACTCCCTGAAGCCGTCGTCTCCCAAACCGGAGCCCTACGTTTATGGCGAGAGCAGAAACGCCTCGGCGacgaaaatatatgaaaacgCAGACGAGCGGCTCGACTCGGAAACGAGGACGTCGCCGCTGGAGGAAGCGCCGGAAATCTGCTCTGAAGAACCTCCGACCGATCTTCCTGGGAAACCGTCGCCGACCGCGGTTGCTCTCGATCAGACGCCCGACGATAGACAGATGGATTGTGAGCAGCGTGACGTGGAAAGTAGCGGCGATTGTGAGTCGGAGGAATCCCTCCTGGAGCCGACGCCAGTCAGGAGGTCTCCGCCTCTCCGCAGCACGACAGGAGAACGTCTGACAGATGAGGAAAGTTCAGACGCGGCTCCGCAGTTTGATGGCGGTTCGTTGGACAGCCCCTCTCGGTTGGACGTCAGCTCCATCCTGGAGAAGTCGTCCCTGGTGGATTACGAGAGCTCCTGTTTGGACGACTCGACGCGCCACGAGAGCAGCTTTCACCTGACGAAGGACGCGTCTGAGCCGGACAGCGACTCGGAGGACGACCCGACTGCGTTTGACACCGCCGGACACGACCGCTCCAGAGATGACTCCGCAGAGGAAGGTGAAGCATCTGAGGCTCCAGAGACGGCGGACGGGAGTCAGGCGGAGGGGGGGTCTGTGCTGGAGTCGTCTCTCGCCGGCGCCTCTCAGACGGACGAGCCTTCGGTCGAGTCGCAAGCGTCCCACCTGCAGTCGTTTGTGCCGTCTGAGTCCGCTCATGAAG CCGAGGGAGGGGGCGTGCCCAGAGAACTCGATCCGCCGGACTCACCTGGGATCACTGAGACCACCGTTCACGAGGCTGTGACTCCCCCCAGCTTCAAGGTGAGGGACGAGAACTTCATTGCCTTCAGCACCCCAGCAGAGGGCCCTGCTGTACACCCCCTCCAGCCCGTCGCCGACCCCATCACACCCGGCGCTGAGGGGCGCCAGAAAACCCCAGGGAAGCCACGGAAACCTCGAGCTCCGGCTGCAGTGTGGACGAAGAGTCCAG CGTCTGAGGAGGTCCAGCGGAAGCCCCGGGTCCGGGCCCCTAAAGCGGAGAAGACTGATGTGGAGCGAGGCAGTAAGGAACCCGCCCCCAAgggcaggaagagaaagaaacccGGGAAGGCGGACGGAAACGAAGCGTCAAGCGTGTGCAGAGAGGGGGCGTCGCCCAAGGGGGAGGTCGATCCCATCACCGCCACCATCAACGCGGTTCTGGCCAACGCTTCGGCGCTCGACGCGTCGGCGATCAAACCCAAGAAGGCCCGGAGGACGAAGAAACACCAGGAAGGGAACACACCCAAGCGTGACGCCGACAGGTCGGCCGAACGCGATGACAACGATGACGACAGCTCCACCGCAG GTGAATCGAACAAAAGGAGAGTCGCCACCGAGGAGCAGGTTCAGTTCCCGCTGCAGCATGG ctggaggagggagaTCCGCGTGAAGAAAATGGAGAACCGCATGAAGGGTGAAACCTGGTATTACACACCTTGTGGCAGGAGGATGAAGCAGTTCCCAGAAATAATCAAG TACTTGAAGAAGCATTCAGACAGTGTTGTCAGCAGGGAGCACTTCAGCTTCAGCCCACGGATGCCCGTTGGAGATTTttatgaagaaagagaaagtcCTGAG GGCGTGAAGTGGGTGCTCCTGGCCAACGAGGAGATTCCCTCCACCATCATGGCCATCACCGGCCGGCGAGGTCGTCCCCCCAATCCTGACAAGGAGAAGCCTCGCCGGGTCCGCGCCCTGAAGGGAGGGCCGACCCGTCGCCCCGGGAGACCACCCAAACCCAAGATGATAGACCTGCTCAGCAAAGTGGACGCCAAGCTGCTGAAGCGTCTGGAGGCCAAGG aaGCTCTGacggaggaggaaaaggagaaactggcaaaaattaaaaagaaaatgaagagaaag GCGAGACTGAAGAGAAGGGAGGATGCCAAGGTTAAGAAGatgaaagcagagaaaaagaaagcaaag CTTGAGCAGGAGCCCAAAGGTCAAGAGGTGAAGGTGGAATCGGCCGACCCGCCGGCCACACGGCCGACGTCAGGAGCCGTCGTGGAGACCAGGAAGCCCGGCCGCAGGAGGTCGGTGAAGGTCGAGGCCGCTCCGCCGGTCCAGCAGACCGACGAGGAGAGGATCGCGCAGGGGAAGAGGGTGCTGGGCGCCCGGAGCAAAGCCAAGGCCCTGGCCAAAGCTCAGGCCGAGGCCGAGGCGGCGGCTCGGGCTGCTCTGGCGGCCAAGAGGGCGGCGGAACGACGAGCGCAGGCCCAGAGGCGTCTGGAGGAGCGGAAGAGACAGCAGCtgatagcagaggagctgaagaagccCACAGAGGACATGTGTCTCACCGACCACAAG CCCCTACCGGAGTTGTCCCACATCCCCGGCGTGGTTCTGTCCGGTACGGCGTTCGCACACTGCCTGGCTGTGGTGGAGTTCCTGCACGGCTACGGGAAAGTGATCGGCCTGGACGTTCCTAAGGACATCCCCAGCCTGGCCACCCTGCAGGAAGGCCTGCTGGGCCTGGGCGACAGCGAAGGCGAGGTCCAGGACCTGCTGATCAGACTGGTGGAGGCTGCGCTCCACGATCCGGGCCTTCCGTCTTACTATCAG TCAGTGAAGATTCTCGGGGACAAGCTGGTGGAGCTGCAGCTGACCCGCGGCACCGTGTCCGAAGTCCTCCGCATCTTTCTGGAGTCTCACGGTTACGACACCGAAGTTTGCAACACGCTGAGGACCAAAACGTTCCACGCCCTGCCTCCCGACGCCAAGGCGGCCATCCTGGGCTTcctggtggaggagctgaacGGCAGCAACGTCGTGACCAG tgaCATCGACAACACTTTAGAGAACATGGCGACGTACAGGAAGAACAAGTGGATTATTGAGGGGAAGTTACGCAA ACTGAAGGCAGCGCTGGCACGTCGCACCGGACGCTCGGAGGAGGAGCTGTGCTTCGAGGAGAGGAGGCGCAGCGCCAGAGTGGCCGAGGAGGAGAACCTCAGCCTGGAGGAGAGCGGCGTGGCGTCGGAGCGAAGCAGCCGTCGCGCACGCAAGGAGGAACCCAAACTCAGTGAC AACGAGAGTCCCACCAACGCCAGCATTCCAGAACTTGAAAGGCAGATCGATAAGCTAACCAAG CGCCAGGCATTTTTTCGTAAGAAGCTGCTACTGTCGTCTCATTCCATGCGGGCCACGCTGCTGGGCCAGGACCGCTACCGGCGGAGATACCTGGTGCTACCTCACCTGGGGGGGGTTCTGGTGGAGGGGCCAGAGGAGCTGCTGA CGTCGGGAGACGCCCTCGTCGCCGAGGTTCCCGTCTATTTCCTCAAAAAGGAGCCCAAAGCGGAGGAGGCGCCGACGCCGACCACTCCCCCGCCGACTCtaccttcctctccctcctccactaCCCCCGCCCACTCCCAGATGTTTCCCCAGGAGGACGACCCCCTCCCCGGCACCGCGTCCCTCATGAGCAGACCGAGGGGACGGGGGCGGCCCCGGAAGATCAAACCGGAAGTGGAGCTCCACCTCCGCACGGCGAAgatccgccgccgccgccgcagcaCCGCCAGGTCCGGCAGCGACGAGGGGCCGGGGTCGCCGGGGCGGGGCCTGCAAGACCTCACGCAGGTGGCCTTCCAGAGCTGGCTCAGCCAATCGCAGGAGGGGATGAGCAACGGCGCGTGTTCGTTGGCGGCGGGGGCGGAGGCGGAGGAGAGCGTGAAGGAGATGGCGGAGAAGCAGGGGCAGTGGTTCAACCTGCTGCCCAAGCAGCCGTGTGACCACAACTCGCTGACGGAACACGACCCCCCCTCGCCCGGCTCGCCCCCGCAGCTGCTGCCTCAGATCCCGACCGCTCCCCCCGCCCTCGCGCCACACGTTCAG CCGGACCCGCTCCTGCCCGGCGCCCCCCCTGGCGACCCCACAATCGAACCCCCGCCGCAGGAAACCCCCCCGACTCCTCCTTTAGATGCTGCTGCTCCTGATTCCTCCCCACCAGCGCCCCCCCAGCTGCTTCCAGCTCCTGTCGCTTCCGTCATTCCCATCCTGAGCGCCCCCCCCAGGCCGGGGCGCCGGCGGAGGAGAGGCAGCAGGGGGAGCAGTCCCGCCCGCAGGGGGTCCAGAGGGTCCGCCGCCAAGCGCCGGGGTCGACCCCCCAACTCGGTGTTTCAGGAGCTGGAGCAGCAGTACTTCACCCAGCTGGTGGTCAAACCCATCCCAGCAG CGATGGTTCGTGGTTGGTGGTGGATCAAGGAGCCGGAGGAGCTTTACAACACCCTCCAAGCGCTCCATCCCAGAGGCGTGAGGGAGCGGTCGCTCCACAAGCATCTGGCCAAACACATGGAGAGCTTGGCTGAGATGTGCACCAAACCCATCGAAG ACCCCATGTTTGAGTTGAAGGCGGAGGAGAAGGACGTTCTGATGGTGGAGCTGCAGAAGCCCTGGCAGGTGCAGGAGAAGGCCATGGAGACGGACATCAGCGTCCTCAAGTGGGTGGAGGACCTGGAGCAGCGGGTCATCGGCGCCGACCTCCACCTCAAG gCGCTTCCCCAGAGCGCGGTGAGCGACGCCGAGGCTCATCCAGAGACGCCGCTGGCAGAATTCCAG CCCTACACCATCCCCGACCCGGACTCCACGCGCGACGACCTCCAGTACTACGAGCACGACGCCGACCCCCACGACGACTGGATCGTGCGGACGAAGAGGGAGTGGTCGGGGCTGCCGCGCATCGCCACCCACCCGCTGGACCTGGCCGTGCTGCGATTGGCCAACCTGGAGCGCAACATCGAGCGGCGCTACCTGAAGGAGCCGCTCTGGAACCCCAACGAGGTGATGCGCCTGGCGCCGCTGACCCCTACCCCAGGAGAGGAGCACCCCATGGACGTCatcag TCTGGAGAGTGAGATCACGTCTCGGTTGCGGACGTGGAGACAGGCTCTGGATCGCTGCCGCAGCGCCCCCCaggtctgtctgtgtctgctgcagctggagaaGGCCATCGCCTGGGAGAGATCCGTCACCAAAGTG ACCTGTCAGGTGTGCAGGAAGGGGGACAACGACGACTGCCTGCTGCTGTGTGACGGCTGCGATCGAGGATGCCACATGTACTGTCTGAGGCCTAAAATTACCCAGGTGCCCGAGGGAGACTGGTTCTGTCCCACCTGCGTGGCCCAG GATGAAAGCAGTTCGCCGCGCTCGTGCAAGAAGAGGACCagggtgaagaagaggagatacGAGGACGACAGCTCCGACGACGAAGTGACGACGCGacgcagcggcggcggcggaggaggcggcggcggcggcatgGCGACGCGGTTCAAGGAGTCCGCGGCGACGTCCTCGTCTCACCGGACCCCCGGAGAAGGAAGCGCCGCCAAACGACGTCGCATAACGACACGCAACCAGCCCGACCTCACCTTCTGCGA GATTATCTTGATGGAGATGGAGGCGCACGCCGACGCCTGGCCCTTCCTGGAACCCGTCAACCCCCGACTGGTGCCGGGGTACCGCCGCATCATCAAGAACCCCATGGACTTCCTCACCATGAGAGAACGGCTGCTACAGGGAGG CTACTGCAGCTGCGAGGACTTTGCGGCCGACGCCCAGCTGGTGTTCAACAACTGCGAGCTTTTCAACGAGGACACGTCGGAGGTGGGGATGGCCGGACACGCCATGAGGCGCTTCTTCGAGAGCCGCTGGGCGGAGTTCTACTCCAACAAGGACAAATAG